The sequence below is a genomic window from Coffea arabica cultivar ET-39 chromosome 4c, Coffea Arabica ET-39 HiFi, whole genome shotgun sequence.
GGCAGTAAGACCTCCTGAATATTTGTTCCTCTAGAATTGTCTATCTTTGTTTCTCGACATTGTGCTGAGAATTTGCTATGCAATATAAGGAGTTCAAATTGTACATATTTATTATGGTTGGTATCCGTTTATACTTTAAAGTAATGCTTGTTTAGACTATAGAAACTTTTACTGGCATGGATAGTTATTGATTATTATTCGGATTACAGCAGTTGATGGATTCAAGTAGGTGTTAGTTGTTCAAGTTCAGCCGATTTAATATCAAGCTATGAAAACTTCCTTGAGATATGTTTGACATGAGAACTTGTTCTGCTCTAATGGAGATCTTTTATCATTTGTTTGCATTTTATTATTGAATAATACTTTGTGCATGTCACTTATGTCTACTTAGGTTGCAAATGTTCTTGCTGCTTTTATTTCCATTGGATAGGTCCCACTTACATTGTATGCCATCAACCAAATTTTGAGGATTTAAGTAAAGTTTTTTGCATGCCTTGTTTGATCTTACATTGAAAAGGTTTAGAATACTGGCTTACCCTTTTTTGGCTTCTTCTGGAAACCATATTGATGCAAAATAAAAAGGTATTTTGCATAGGAATGCCATGCTTATTATCCCTCGAGTGTCAGCTTAAGTAAAGTTGTTAAGTAGAGTAGTCTAAGCCATATACTAAAAGAATATGGCTCAGCTAACAGCCTAaaggatcttttttttttaaaataatgttTACACTTTTTGCGAATCACTAGATGAAGAAAGAAGCATTTCTGAAACAAAATGGAGCTAAGAGTTAGCAAAGATGTAAATTTGGACTTCTATTGACTATGATATATAGTGTATCATTCTATGTCAATGTTTTGCTATAGGCAATCAAggttcaccatcttcgcttgtTCGAAAAGAGTAGAATTTCCATGTAGCAAAACCCCAATATCTGTGTAATACTGAAAAATTCCCACTGACACCATTAAAGCTTTCCCTTGTCTATTTTGGCATAAACATAAATTTGTTACTGACATTCAGATTAAGCCGTCACATTAAAGTCTTTTTCCTTTCTGGATTCCATCTCGTGCATGTAAACAAGTCCtacctcaaaatttttttatgtgAGCTATTGGGTTCTAAATTTGGTAAGACTTGTTTAATCATGCGGTAGATCTATATGGTAATGCTGCACATGATTTGGATTGGAGTATGCTGCGATGCTTATGAAGAAGTGAATACTAGTAAATCTATCTTTACTAagatattataaatataaatgtGCCCTGGGTCTCATATTTTTGAGATATCAACAGATTATTTTCTGCAATTATGAATAGAACCAGTAGGTGAGTTCTAGTGCATGAGATGCCAAGAACTCGAGTCTTTGGAAGAGGCTTGATGTCGACAAACTACCCTTCCAAGAAGAATGTAATGTTCTTGTATCAAACCTAACCCTAGTGGATGGAAGATCCTTTATGATGTTACTGTTACCACATAAGAATGTTTATGTGCCAAAACCAGAACAGAGATGTTAGCTACTTGAAGGTGTTTGCGTGGAGACATCGTCAGATTTGATCACAAATTTAAAGCCATGAATGGGCCTCATTGATAtaaattttagttttgtttgAAGTTGTTAATCAACACTTACTGAACTTTGACAATCAAGCCCTTTGCTGCTGATTAATTTGGATGATGATGATTTAATGGAATATCATCTTAGAGCTTGAGAATAATCTGTTGGAAATAAATTCTGGCCAGCACTGAAatgatttgaatttgaatttttttttatggttaTTGTGTTGAATATTTCTATGAATAGTTAAGGAACGTGACTTCTCTAGATTTGTTTAAAAGGTAGCTTAAATGTGTATAGCATGCATGTCTTAAACATTGTGTTTTTATTGTTTACTTGCTGTGACAAGCATCTCACTGTCTTCTCTGTCTTTTTTCTCCCTTCCGTATTTCCTGTTTATTAATGCAGTGACAAGCTCTTCAGTTTTAGTCAACTTGCCTGCTGCTGCTGTTATGATAATCATCTTCCGTTATTGGTCTTTGGATTTTGAGATGCGGAGAAAAGCTGCAATTTACAAAAGCAAGCCATCCTCTGTTTATGTATCTTCCGAGAAAAAACGTTCCGAAGGCCCTATCATTGTTGTTGAGAAGCCCGACTGGAGACGAAAAGTGAATTCTCCTATAGTTGAGGATGCAATAGATCAGTTCACCAGACACATAGTCTCTGAGTGGGTTACAGATCTGTGGTACTCTCGCATAACTCCAGATAAACAAGGTCCAGAAGAGCTTGTCCAGATCATGAATGGGGTGCTGGGTGAAATTTCATGTCGCATGAGAAACATCAACCTTATAGATCTTTTGACAAGGTTTTAGTTCCAGAGATAATTTTGATTTCCTTCTGTTGAACTTGAAAAGTCAAAGTGCACTTTATACAAATTATCTGATTGGGACACTGCAGGGATGTTATCAATCTCTTGTGCTCCCATTTGGAGCTCTTTCGTGCAACTAAGGCAAAGATCGAGAAGCAACACTCCAGATCCTTAACTATAGAAGAACGAGACAGAGAACTTAAATTTGTGCTGAATGCAGAGAACAAATTGCACCCGTCTTTATTTTCTGCTGAAGCTGAGCACAaggtttctttttgtttccgGAAGTTCCCCATTTTCCAACCTTTCAGTAAAGCATTCATGGTGATGACATGTTTTACTGCTGGACAGACATTTCCTGGTATCTTTAcatagtttttcattttgggtTCTTGCAGGTTCTGCAGCATCTCGTGAATGGCCTCATGTCCATCACATTCAAGCCTGAAGATCTGCAGTGTTCTTTGTTTATCTATGTAGTTAGGGAGCTTCTTGCTTGTGCAGTAATGAGGCCAGTGCTAAATTTAGTTAGCCCAAGGTTTTCATCCTTCTAGTGTCTTCTTGTGATTTTCCATTTCTACATCTCTTCTTTACTTCTTCGTGCTTGGTGATAGGTTCATCAATGAGAGGATTGAATCCCTAGTCATTTCCTCAAGTAAGACTCAGAAAGTCATGGGTGCAGCAGAAGTAGGCTCACAGCCCAAACCAAATGGATCCACAAAAATATCATCTGATCACTTTTCTCGCTTTCTAGATCACTCAGACAAAGGTGTGGAACTCGTACAGTTAAAGAAGGATTGCCCCACGGCTAGTGGGGAGAAGCATGAAACAGATATCACGAATGGAAATGTTATCTCAAAGGATCCATTGCTTTCCATGGATGCACGTTCTACTCGTTCTTGGAGTGCTTTGCCTTCGGAAGATCACACTGGTGAGGGAAAAGGTATCCAGCGACATCGATCTGGTGGAGAATGGGGAGAAATGCTTGACGCACTTTCCCGCAGAAAAACTGAAGCCCTAGCTCCGGAACATTTTGACAACATGTGGGCAAAAGGAAGAAACTATAGACGGAAGGAAGTCTCAGATCAGTCGGCTGATAAGATTTCACAAGGTTCACTGGACCAGTCAAAGGAATTTTCTAGAAAGAAAAAGGACTTAGACTGCAAGGTTTCTGGATCCAATAAGCTGACTATTGCCAAtgaaaactgttttcaaagtggGTGCCATAACCAAAACTCCTCATATAGAGACGAAGATGAGCATGAGATCATACAATCAGATGAGGTAGAATCATCAGTTAGCACTAGTTCTTATACTACTGGAGATGAAGAAATCAGTGCTGTCACAGGTCTTGATTCTCCTAGTGTCAGAGTGTGGgatgctaaaaataaaaaaaatgtcacTAATATTCATCATCCGCTTGAAGTTTTTGATGGCCGTAAGCCAAGAAGGGCACGGAAAAAGAACCACCATTCTCAAAAGTTAACTAAAGCAATGTCGGTCAGAAAAAGGTCTAGATCAATCAGTCAGAAAGCTCATGTTTGGCAAGAGGTTGAAAGGACAAGCTTCTTATCGGGAGATGGGCAGGATATACTGAATTCTTCTATTGGTAATATTAAACATGATGACTCAAGTGATGATTCAGGGGCAGAAATGGTTAATAGAATTTCTAGCGGATCAACTGCTTCATCATTTCTGTCCTCAACTTCTTTACCTGAAAGTTATAATCTGACAGCCAATCCCTCAAAGAATTCTATAATAGCTGATTCTTTTTTAACCCTAAGATGTGAGGTAACTTGTTGCTTTCCTCTTTTCTACTAGCTTCAGTGTTCTTGACCTCTGTCTTATATTGAGATTTCTGGTGTCAGGTATTGGGTGCCAACATTGTGAAGAGTGGTTCCAAAACTTTTGCCGTATACTCCATATCTGTTACTGATGTGAATGGTTATAGTTGGTCTATCAAAAGAAGGTGCTCAGAATCACCCCCAGCCGAGATTTATCTATTGATCAATATCATGTTTGTGGTGGTGAAGCACGCACTGTGCTGTGTTTAAAGATTCCTGTGTTATGCAATTGAAATTTTCTTCCACTAACAGGTTTCGACATTTTGAGGAGCTACATCGGCGTCTTAAGGAGTTTCCTGAGTATAATCTTCATTTGCCACCCAAGCATTTTTTATCTGCTGGTCTTGATGTTTCAGTCATTCAAGAGCGGTGCAAATTGCTTGATAAGTACTTGAAGGTCATGTATATGCCAGAGCTGCCTATCCCTCTGTCTAGTTTACACCTGTGTTTCTTTTCTGTCCTTTAAGGGCCTGGATTCTTCAACGAAAGAACTTTCCATTATGGTTTTAAGTTTGTTCTGTGGATCTGGGTGGGGCTTGGAGTTTGAGGTGCTGTATTGATGTGAGCCTCATATGATCTGTCACTGACAGCAATGTTGCTGGAAGTTAGAGGAAACTAATTGTTCTTGCGTGTGATGCCATCCCTGTTTGTCGTTTGTGCATTTTTCATTCTTGTTTCTTTGGGGAAACCTAATTGTTTTGCCATGTGATGCCTTCCCTGTTTGTCTGTTGTGCTTTCTTGTTTCTTTGTTAAAGGGGTTAATGGTGTTGAATACATTGATGTTTACTTGTATCTTATCTTTATTGACGTTTTTGTATTCTTTCTGCTCAGAACCTCATGCAGCTTCCAACAGTTTCCAGCTCTATAGAAGTTTGGGACTTCCTTAGTGTTGACTCTCAGGTATGACTTATATAATTTTCAAGTTGCTGTCTTGAAATTGTTGTGACAGTTTTGTCTTTGGTTGATGCATATTGCAGACATATATTTTCTCAAACCCGTTGTCGATTATCGAGACATTATCAGGTTTATTATTCTCCATAGCAGCACGCTTAAATTTACTTTACATACTGGATTAAATATGTATTGGCTTTGGATTCAGTTAACTTCGTTGTTACGGCACATGAAAGGAATAAAAACTACCAGAGCAATGTTGGAATTGTCAGAGATCCTGTATCTTCCAAGAAAGAACATCTTGATGCTGTGAAAAAGGAAACTGCATTTGGAATTAAGCATGAAGGGATGCCAGAAAGATCACAAATGAATGCAAAAAGTCTAGCCCTTTCTCCACCTAAAAAACCTCTTAATGTGGTCAGGAAAACCTTAGAGGATTCAAGTAGCGACTCTGATAGTACCACGCACAGGAGTCTAATTTCACACAAGAACTTGGGCAAGATGTCAAACTCAGGACAAGCGGGTTTTAATGCTTCATCTGAGTTGCATACAGATGCTGCCAGTGATCCAACCCTCCCTAGTGAGGTATTTGTAGAGTTTATGGTGTGCCTGATATGCAATCTTTTATGTAGTCAAACCTGGGGAATGGATAGAGTCCAGATATTTCTGTAGATGGTCTTAAAGTGCCTTCAAATACAATATTTATTTATACTGGTTATCCTATGTCTTTTATATATGCAGTGGGTGCCACCAAATTTGAGTTTGCCCATATTGAACTTGGTTGATGTCATTTTTCAGCTACAAGATGGCGGATGGATCAGGTACTTTGATGGATAGTAACAATTTGATGCTGTTAATATGCATGTAATCtttgatttcttttatttaagATCAAAGCTAGTTTTCTTTAGTTGTATGTTGCTTAATTGTGCTAAAATTGAATGGATCACAGGAGAAAGGCTTTCTGGGTGGCCAAACGGGTATTACAGTTGGGAATGGGTGATGCCTTTGATGATTGGCTGATAGAGAAAATCCAACTTCTGCGTAGGGGATCAGTAGTTGCATCAGGAATTAGACGCCTTGAGCAGGCAAATCCAACTCCCTTTGATTTCTAGGATCTCTTAAATGATGTTAAAGTATTGGTGCATTACTTGTTAGAATTAGCAGTTTCAGTGCCATCACTATTTCCCTATCCTTTATTCATTATTCCATTGATTATCATTTGCAATACGGGAGCTATTTCATTAGTTACCTAGACTATCCTCCATTAAATGGATGAATGATGTGAATGGAAAGTTGTCATTTAAGAATCTTTACCTTCTCTTATGATTTGGTCTTTTTGGAATCTTTTGATCAAATTCTTTTGACTGCTGAAAACTAAAACATACCAGATGGAGAAATCTATGGATCGTTCTGAAAGCCGTTAAATttttactcttgcaagctttaAGGAGATGTGAACTGGGTTGATGTTACATATTTGCAGATTCTTTGGCCTGATGGTATATTCCTAACCAAGCATCCAAGGCGTCAAAAACCTCCTCTTTCTGCAAGTCCGTCCCAGAGCCCTTCTCATGGGAGGCCTCCAACTCCTCTATCTTCACCTAAGATGGAGAATGTTGAGATGATGGATGATACACAGCAAAAGGAAGCCGAACGACGAGCCAAATTTGTTTATGATCTAATGATTGGTATGGTTTAAGTTTTCAGCCTATCTGATCCAGGTCAAAATTCTCATTTTGTGGAACTGCTATGGTT
It includes:
- the LOC113742434 gene encoding uncharacterized protein isoform X1, which codes for MSSDRQAAPAAAATVTVRDLVEEGKKRIVFLVVCVVGLSYLMSLTSSSVLVNLPAAAVMIIIFRYWSLDFEMRRKAAIYKSKPSSVYVSSEKKRSEGPIIVVEKPDWRRKVNSPIVEDAIDQFTRHIVSEWVTDLWYSRITPDKQGPEELVQIMNGVLGEISCRMRNINLIDLLTRDVINLLCSHLELFRATKAKIEKQHSRSLTIEERDRELKFVLNAENKLHPSLFSAEAEHKVLQHLVNGLMSITFKPEDLQCSLFIYVVRELLACAVMRPVLNLVSPRFINERIESLVISSSKTQKVMGAAEVGSQPKPNGSTKISSDHFSRFLDHSDKGVELVQLKKDCPTASGEKHETDITNGNVISKDPLLSMDARSTRSWSALPSEDHTGEGKGIQRHRSGGEWGEMLDALSRRKTEALAPEHFDNMWAKGRNYRRKEVSDQSADKISQGSLDQSKEFSRKKKDLDCKVSGSNKLTIANENCFQSGCHNQNSSYRDEDEHEIIQSDEVESSVSTSSYTTGDEEISAVTGLDSPSVRVWDAKNKKNVTNIHHPLEVFDGRKPRRARKKNHHSQKLTKAMSVRKRSRSISQKAHVWQEVERTSFLSGDGQDILNSSIGNIKHDDSSDDSGAEMVNRISSGSTASSFLSSTSLPESYNLTANPSKNSIIADSFLTLRCEVLGANIVKSGSKTFAVYSISVTDVNGYSWSIKRRFRHFEELHRRLKEFPEYNLHLPPKHFLSAGLDVSVIQERCKLLDKYLKNLMQLPTVSSSIEVWDFLSVDSQTYIFSNPLSIIETLSVNFVVTAHERNKNYQSNVGIVRDPVSSKKEHLDAVKKETAFGIKHEGMPERSQMNAKSLALSPPKKPLNVVRKTLEDSSSDSDSTTHRSLISHKNLGKMSNSGQAGFNASSELHTDAASDPTLPSEWVPPNLSLPILNLVDVIFQLQDGGWIRRKAFWVAKRVLQLGMGDAFDDWLIEKIQLLRRGSVVASGIRRLEQILWPDGIFLTKHPRRQKPPLSASPSQSPSHGRPPTPLSSPKMENVEMMDDTQQKEAERRAKFVYDLMIDKAPAAVVGLVGHKEYEQCAKDLYYFIQSSVAMKQLAFDLLQLLLLSAFPELDYVFRQLHEEKEKFGELKLD
- the LOC113742434 gene encoding uncharacterized protein isoform X2, yielding MSHEKHQPYRSFDKAKIEKQHSRSLTIEERDRELKFVLNAENKLHPSLFSAEAEHKVLQHLVNGLMSITFKPEDLQCSLFIYVVRELLACAVMRPVLNLVSPRFINERIESLVISSSKTQKVMGAAEVGSQPKPNGSTKISSDHFSRFLDHSDKGVELVQLKKDCPTASGEKHETDITNGNVISKDPLLSMDARSTRSWSALPSEDHTGEGKGIQRHRSGGEWGEMLDALSRRKTEALAPEHFDNMWAKGRNYRRKEVSDQSADKISQGSLDQSKEFSRKKKDLDCKVSGSNKLTIANENCFQSGCHNQNSSYRDEDEHEIIQSDEVESSVSTSSYTTGDEEISAVTGLDSPSVRVWDAKNKKNVTNIHHPLEVFDGRKPRRARKKNHHSQKLTKAMSVRKRSRSISQKAHVWQEVERTSFLSGDGQDILNSSIGNIKHDDSSDDSGAEMVNRISSGSTASSFLSSTSLPESYNLTANPSKNSIIADSFLTLRCEVLGANIVKSGSKTFAVYSISVTDVNGYSWSIKRRFRHFEELHRRLKEFPEYNLHLPPKHFLSAGLDVSVIQERCKLLDKYLKNLMQLPTVSSSIEVWDFLSVDSQTYIFSNPLSIIETLSVNFVVTAHERNKNYQSNVGIVRDPVSSKKEHLDAVKKETAFGIKHEGMPERSQMNAKSLALSPPKKPLNVVRKTLEDSSSDSDSTTHRSLISHKNLGKMSNSGQAGFNASSELHTDAASDPTLPSEWVPPNLSLPILNLVDVIFQLQDGGWIRRKAFWVAKRVLQLGMGDAFDDWLIEKIQLLRRGSVVASGIRRLEQILWPDGIFLTKHPRRQKPPLSASPSQSPSHGRPPTPLSSPKMENVEMMDDTQQKEAERRAKFVYDLMIDKAPAAVVGLVGHKEYEQCAKDLYYFIQSSVAMKQLAFDLLQLLLLSAFPELDYVFRQLHEEKEKFGELKLD